One Natrinema halophilum genomic window carries:
- a CDS encoding APC family permease: MSEQASGESDTLTSSIGIVGVLALLVGNAISVPIFVLPGPLAGAAGPALVLAIVLASIPASFVVLYNALLGSAMPVAGGLYVYISRLTAPYWGFLVPFTIPLVAWASLLVTATGFAEYTRLFFDVPSTLLIYVLLGFVLLINLLGLRLVAQIQLVFFVGLIGVLLTFIVPGASAVDTANYAPFFPDYGAFGLAVIALFYPFLGFGLLIELGEEIDDPRRTIPLVLGLGIGIVALFYVALIAVLVGVVPYTQLGNEADLAFAASRFLPWWGEYVVAAGAIFAVVTTVNTTLLVFSRTLMRASRDGILPAALSQIHPQFDTPHYAIAVLGVPPFLLVPLADEIVGLSVFIGLASLTAYFFCAIGLWNLPREFPDHYANAPFRLRRYRGLLVSVLGGAVVTGAFWIVTLLQRPVVGVVLIGWFAVAYCYYRYRLSKTDRVEIYRTMTSLEGHERVDRNTGDHSGE, from the coding sequence ATGAGCGAACAGGCAAGCGGTGAGTCGGACACGCTTACCTCTAGCATCGGTATCGTCGGCGTGCTCGCATTGCTGGTCGGCAACGCGATTTCGGTGCCGATATTCGTCCTGCCGGGACCACTGGCAGGCGCAGCCGGACCGGCACTCGTGTTGGCGATCGTGCTGGCGTCGATTCCGGCGAGTTTCGTCGTACTGTACAACGCGTTGCTGGGTTCGGCAATGCCGGTCGCTGGCGGTTTGTACGTCTATATCTCTCGTCTCACGGCCCCCTACTGGGGGTTTTTGGTCCCTTTTACCATCCCGCTCGTCGCCTGGGCATCCCTACTCGTGACGGCGACCGGTTTCGCCGAGTACACGCGTCTCTTCTTTGACGTGCCGTCAACGCTGCTCATTTACGTTTTGCTCGGCTTCGTATTGCTCATCAACCTGCTCGGACTCAGACTGGTCGCACAAATACAGCTCGTCTTCTTCGTCGGTCTCATCGGGGTGTTACTGACGTTCATCGTTCCAGGTGCGAGCGCAGTCGACACCGCCAATTACGCACCGTTTTTCCCGGATTACGGAGCGTTCGGTCTCGCGGTTATCGCGCTGTTCTATCCGTTTCTCGGCTTCGGATTGCTGATCGAACTCGGTGAAGAGATCGACGATCCCCGGCGGACGATTCCGCTCGTACTGGGGCTGGGAATCGGCATCGTGGCGCTGTTTTACGTGGCGCTCATCGCAGTTCTCGTCGGCGTCGTGCCGTACACGCAACTGGGAAACGAGGCGGACCTCGCATTTGCCGCCTCGCGATTTCTCCCGTGGTGGGGGGAGTACGTCGTTGCAGCGGGAGCGATCTTTGCGGTCGTCACGACGGTGAACACGACGTTGCTGGTCTTCTCTCGGACGCTCATGCGCGCGAGTCGCGACGGCATTCTCCCGGCTGCGCTCTCTCAAATCCATCCGCAATTCGACACGCCACACTACGCCATCGCCGTCCTCGGCGTGCCACCGTTCCTGCTCGTCCCCCTCGCCGACGAAATCGTCGGTCTCTCCGTTTTCATCGGGCTAGCCAGTCTCACCGCGTACTTCTTCTGTGCGATCGGCCTCTGGAACCTTCCGAGGGAATTTCCCGACCATTACGCCAACGCTCCCTTCCGCCTTCGGCGTTACCGTGGCCTCCTCGTATCGGTCCTCGGCGGCGCGGTCGTCACCGGTGCGTTCTGGATCGTCACGCTCCTCCAGCGGCCCGTCGTCGGCGTCGTCCTCATCGGCTGGTTCGCCGTCGCATACTGTTACTATCGGTACCGACTCAGCAAGACCGACCGAGTCGAAATCTATCGGACGATGACCTCGCTCGAGGGCCACGAGCGCGTCGACCGAAATACCGGTGACCATAGCGGAGAGTAG
- a CDS encoding 3-hydroxyacyl-CoA dehydrogenase NAD-binding domain-containing protein, whose product MTQQSATVVGGGIMGTGIAQVLARNGYDVSVRELNDELVGEARERLISGNYGLDDAVEGGYLSEDERDEVVDRVTFTTDLADATNGTDFVIEAVTEDLAVKGQVFRNLNDVTDDQPLYSNTSGYFGSLDCERRLRSLESCRHSLLQPGSSHVHGRDCTGTGDE is encoded by the coding sequence ATGACACAACAGAGTGCGACTGTCGTCGGTGGCGGTATCATGGGCACCGGTATCGCACAGGTACTGGCACGAAACGGCTACGATGTATCCGTCCGGGAACTAAACGACGAACTGGTCGGTGAAGCCCGCGAACGGCTAATCTCGGGCAATTATGGTCTCGACGATGCCGTCGAGGGCGGCTATCTTTCCGAAGACGAACGGGACGAAGTCGTCGACCGAGTGACGTTTACGACTGATCTCGCTGACGCAACCAATGGCACCGATTTCGTTATCGAAGCGGTCACCGAAGACCTCGCCGTCAAGGGACAGGTGTTCCGCAACTTAAACGACGTCACGGACGATCAGCCGCTCTATTCGAATACGAGCGGGTATTTCGGTAGCCTCGATTGCGAACGCCGTCTCCGATCCCTTGAGAGTTGCCGTCACTCACTTCTTCAACCCGGTTCCAGTCATGTCCATGGTAGAGATTGTACAGGCACCGGAGACGAGTGA
- a CDS encoding 3-hydroxyacyl-CoA dehydrogenase family protein has product MRVAVTHFFNPVPVMSMVEIVQAPETSDAVVERAETLVDELGKTSVTVDDDPGSYGFIANRCYGAMHEEAQKLVDEGIATEEQVDKALEEGYNLPVGPFSLRGIGEEWE; this is encoded by the coding sequence TTGAGAGTTGCCGTCACTCACTTCTTCAACCCGGTTCCAGTCATGTCCATGGTAGAGATTGTACAGGCACCGGAGACGAGTGACGCGGTCGTCGAGCGAGCCGAAACCCTCGTCGACGAACTCGGCAAGACCAGCGTCACCGTCGACGACGATCCCGGCTCCTACGGCTTTATCGCCAACCGTTGTTACGGTGCGATGCACGAAGAGGCACAGAAACTCGTCGACGAGGGCATCGCGACCGAAGAGCAGGTCGACAAAGCCCTCGAAGAAGGATACAACCTCCCCGTTGGACCGTTCTCGCTGCGCGGTATCGGTGAAGAGTGGGAGTGA
- a CDS encoding anthranilate phosphoribosyltransferase, protein MAQTTQEFGDWPLKRLMTEVVGSGPKSADDMTREQAREAFQRILAGEPDETTLGAFWLANRWKRNNPEELAAYTDVMREESVVTADPDCDPVDCGANYDGKHTSAVLGVGAGIVAAAAGTPVVVHSGDRVPTQKATAYKHVLDELDVRTELEPEASAEMVDETGFGFYYQPEFNPGIQALYDRRDEMGVRTFVNTVETIANPANADVHLGSFYHLAFAKKLTETITESERLEYSRAIFFQGMEGYDDIRPGYTKVAEWDDGNDELEDYEIETAEYGMEMESEDLEVDDVTADSATLTEEVLAGEREDHFTDAIALNGAFRMHARQDVDGLDEGLERAREVIADGSAQAVLKELRAF, encoded by the coding sequence ATGGCGCAGACAACCCAGGAATTCGGCGACTGGCCGCTCAAGCGGCTGATGACCGAGGTCGTCGGCTCCGGCCCGAAGTCGGCCGACGATATGACCCGCGAGCAGGCTCGAGAAGCGTTCCAGCGCATTCTGGCGGGCGAGCCCGACGAGACTACCCTCGGCGCGTTCTGGCTGGCAAACCGGTGGAAGCGGAACAACCCCGAAGAGCTGGCAGCGTACACCGACGTCATGCGCGAAGAATCGGTCGTCACCGCCGATCCGGACTGCGATCCGGTCGATTGCGGAGCGAATTACGACGGCAAGCACACCTCCGCCGTTCTCGGCGTTGGCGCCGGCATCGTCGCCGCCGCGGCGGGAACCCCAGTCGTCGTCCACTCGGGAGACCGCGTTCCCACCCAGAAAGCGACGGCGTACAAACACGTCCTCGACGAACTCGACGTTAGAACCGAACTCGAACCCGAGGCGAGCGCCGAAATGGTCGACGAGACTGGCTTCGGATTCTACTACCAGCCCGAGTTCAATCCCGGAATCCAGGCCCTCTACGATCGACGCGACGAGATGGGTGTCCGTACGTTCGTCAACACCGTCGAAACCATCGCGAACCCGGCGAACGCCGACGTCCACCTCGGCTCGTTCTACCACCTCGCGTTCGCGAAGAAACTGACCGAGACCATCACCGAGAGCGAGCGACTCGAGTACTCCCGTGCAATTTTCTTCCAGGGAATGGAAGGATACGATGACATCCGTCCGGGATACACGAAAGTCGCCGAGTGGGACGACGGAAACGACGAGCTCGAGGACTACGAGATAGAAACCGCGGAGTACGGCATGGAGATGGAATCTGAGGATCTCGAAGTCGACGACGTAACCGCCGATTCGGCCACGCTCACAGAGGAGGTACTCGCCGGCGAACGCGAGGACCACTTCACCGATGCGATCGCGCTCAACGGCGCGTTCCGGATGCACGCCCGTCAGGACGTCGACGGGCTGGACGAGGGCCTCGAGCGAGCTCGTGAGGTCATCGCAGACGGCAGTGCACAGGCCGTCCTCAAGGAGTTGCGGGCGTTTTGA
- a CDS encoding Lrp/AsnC family transcriptional regulator, whose protein sequence is MSGLTADWYDAIDGADAALIDGYQSGFPVEERPFRRVGGDIGLDESATVDRVRALTEAGIVRRFGAVLNPPVIGSSTLAAVQAPTDRFDEIAMIVNEYQQVNHNYARDHEWNMWFVVTAGSRDTRDEILAEIESRTGCSVLNLPMVTDYYIDLEFPVVNGDRFARESTIGTSGDAARDASSRQRTDSSATRISETATSGLSALEAELLLEIQDGFPLSATPYRDIAERVGFAVEDVLSAIERLLENGCLKRIGCVINHVATGFDANCMVVWDVPDDRLDEWGERAGGLPYVTLCYHRPRRPDQEWPYNLFTMIHGRDSEAVDEKIDELATDYLPVDHERLYSTETLKQTGARYDDLVGV, encoded by the coding sequence ATGAGTGGCCTGACGGCGGACTGGTACGATGCGATCGACGGTGCAGACGCGGCGCTGATCGACGGCTATCAGAGCGGTTTTCCAGTCGAAGAGCGCCCGTTCCGGCGCGTCGGTGGCGACATCGGCCTCGATGAATCCGCGACGGTCGACCGCGTTCGTGCGCTGACGGAAGCGGGAATCGTCCGTCGGTTCGGTGCCGTTCTCAACCCGCCAGTGATCGGCTCGTCGACGCTCGCCGCCGTTCAGGCCCCGACGGATCGGTTCGACGAAATCGCAATGATAGTCAACGAGTATCAGCAGGTCAACCACAACTACGCACGCGACCACGAGTGGAACATGTGGTTCGTCGTCACCGCCGGCTCGCGGGACACGCGCGACGAAATCCTTGCAGAGATCGAATCCCGGACCGGTTGTTCGGTCTTGAACCTGCCGATGGTAACCGACTACTACATCGACCTCGAGTTTCCCGTCGTCAACGGCGACCGCTTCGCACGGGAGAGTACGATCGGAACGAGCGGGGACGCGGCGCGGGACGCGTCCTCGAGACAGCGCACCGACTCGTCGGCGACCCGAATCAGCGAGACGGCGACGAGCGGTCTCTCCGCGCTCGAGGCCGAATTGCTGCTCGAGATTCAGGACGGGTTTCCGCTGTCTGCAACGCCCTATCGAGACATCGCCGAGCGCGTCGGCTTCGCCGTCGAGGACGTCCTCTCGGCTATCGAACGGCTGCTCGAGAACGGCTGTCTCAAGCGGATCGGCTGCGTGATCAACCACGTCGCCACGGGATTCGACGCCAACTGCATGGTCGTCTGGGACGTGCCGGACGACCGACTCGACGAGTGGGGCGAGCGCGCGGGTGGATTGCCGTACGTGACTCTCTGTTATCACCGGCCCCGCAGACCGGACCAGGAGTGGCCGTACAACCTGTTTACGATGATACACGGCCGCGACTCCGAGGCCGTCGACGAGAAGATAGACGAACTGGCGACCGACTACCTCCCCGTCGACCACGAACGACTGTATTCGACCGAGACGCTCAAGCAGACCGGTGCGCGCTACGACGACCTGGTCGGCGTCTAA
- a CDS encoding FAD-binding and (Fe-S)-binding domain-containing protein yields MSLEPSADPAADRRANYDYRSDDVDRPALVADLEELVDCEVRGDSYSRQLYATDASAYEMTPIAVAFPESTAQVGGILEYCAAREIPVLPRGGGTSLAGQTVNRAVVLDFTRDMNDILEIDPEGRTATVQPGTILGTLNEALEPYDLKFAPDPAWRDKSAIGGAIGNNSTGSHSLQYGKTDAYIEEVEAVLADGTVTQFGEVPVEELAERADPDGNLEARIYAEVDRILSDDADRIEETYPDLKRNVSGYNLDRLVAEARGNDLPGTQETGEAGTVNLARLLAGSEGTLAIVTEATVSLEPVPETKAVSLLCYPTLREAMRDVEPILEHDPAAVEVLDDVLIDLARDTAEFGPVTEMLPDGTNAVLLVEFYAEDADHGKEQVAGLLADRVPSETPAGEPAADAPVSESETLALEALEAYDETERAQLWKLRKSGLPILLSRTTDEKHISFIEDTAIPPAKLPEFVDAFEEILESHDTYASFYAHAGPGVLHVRPLVNTKTEIGLEQIHGIADDVTDLVVDLGGSVSGEHGDGRARTQWNRKLYGDQLWKTFQDLKTAFDPDWILNPGQVVFREEEPTDLREHLRFDPDYKFEADFEPALEWNNDNGFQGMVELCHGCGGCRGEQSSTGGVMCPTYRASREEITATRGRANALRQAMSGDLDPDEAFADEFVEEVMDLCIGCKGCAIDCPSEVDMAKLKAEVTHEYHQRNGASVRDRLFANVSTLSRLGSRLAPLSNALPRLPGARRLLEVVVGIDSDRSLPTFHAKTFRDWFRERGGAAASKKRAERSGTGVDEDGARRKVVLYPDTYTNYSHPDAGKAAVRVLEAAGVQVVVPDDLGDTGRPAFSKGFLEKAKDAARENVTALAPRVEDGWDVVVIEPSDAVMFQSDYLDLLSSEAAKTLSNATYGVCEYLDTFRLDEEIEFDPASVGQQLTYHGHCHQKSVAKDHHAVGILRRAGYAVDPLDSGCCGMAGSFGYEAEHASMSDAIADILYDQVDESDGDRVVAPGASCRTQLENRPGAADEPPTPIEVVAAALEGHSRR; encoded by the coding sequence ATGTCTCTGGAGCCGAGCGCCGATCCAGCCGCCGACCGGCGAGCGAACTACGACTACCGAAGCGACGATGTCGATCGTCCGGCGCTGGTCGCAGATCTCGAGGAACTCGTCGACTGCGAGGTCCGTGGCGACTCCTACTCTCGCCAACTGTACGCGACCGACGCGAGCGCATACGAAATGACCCCCATCGCAGTTGCCTTCCCCGAATCGACTGCCCAGGTCGGGGGAATCCTCGAGTACTGTGCCGCACGGGAGATTCCTGTCCTCCCTCGGGGCGGCGGAACGAGTCTGGCAGGCCAGACGGTCAATCGGGCCGTGGTGCTGGATTTCACCCGGGACATGAACGACATCCTCGAGATCGATCCGGAGGGACGTACTGCAACGGTCCAGCCTGGGACGATCCTCGGGACGCTGAACGAGGCTCTCGAGCCGTACGACCTCAAATTCGCCCCCGATCCCGCCTGGAGAGACAAAAGCGCCATCGGTGGTGCGATTGGCAACAACTCGACCGGTTCCCACTCGCTCCAATACGGCAAAACTGACGCGTACATTGAGGAGGTCGAAGCCGTCCTCGCTGACGGCACCGTCACGCAATTCGGAGAAGTGCCGGTCGAGGAACTCGCGGAGCGAGCGGACCCCGACGGCAATCTCGAGGCCCGGATCTACGCCGAAGTCGATCGAATTCTGTCGGATGACGCCGATCGCATCGAGGAAACGTATCCGGATCTCAAGCGTAACGTCTCGGGATACAATCTCGACCGACTCGTCGCGGAGGCTCGCGGGAACGACCTCCCGGGCACCCAAGAAACCGGCGAGGCTGGGACCGTCAACCTGGCGCGACTGCTGGCCGGTAGCGAGGGAACGCTGGCGATCGTCACCGAAGCGACCGTCTCGCTCGAGCCGGTGCCCGAAACCAAGGCGGTTTCCCTTCTTTGTTATCCGACGCTCCGCGAGGCGATGCGCGACGTCGAGCCCATTCTCGAGCACGATCCCGCCGCAGTCGAGGTTCTCGACGACGTGCTGATCGACCTCGCGCGCGATACCGCCGAGTTTGGCCCGGTAACCGAAATGCTTCCAGACGGGACCAATGCGGTCCTCCTGGTGGAGTTCTACGCCGAGGACGCAGACCACGGCAAGGAACAGGTCGCCGGTCTGCTCGCCGACCGCGTGCCGTCGGAGACGCCCGCGGGCGAACCGGCCGCCGATGCCCCGGTGAGCGAGTCAGAGACGCTCGCCCTCGAGGCACTCGAGGCCTACGACGAGACCGAGCGCGCCCAGTTGTGGAAGCTACGAAAGTCCGGGCTGCCGATCCTGCTCTCGCGGACGACCGACGAAAAGCACATCTCCTTTATCGAAGACACCGCGATTCCGCCGGCGAAACTCCCTGAATTCGTCGACGCGTTCGAGGAGATTCTCGAGTCCCACGACACCTACGCGAGCTTCTATGCTCACGCCGGTCCCGGCGTGTTACACGTTCGGCCGCTCGTGAATACGAAGACAGAGATCGGCCTCGAGCAGATCCACGGGATCGCGGACGATGTGACCGACCTCGTGGTCGATCTCGGCGGGTCCGTCTCGGGCGAACACGGCGACGGGCGCGCACGCACACAGTGGAACCGCAAACTCTACGGCGACCAACTCTGGAAGACGTTTCAAGATCTCAAGACGGCATTCGATCCCGACTGGATCCTGAACCCCGGACAGGTCGTCTTCCGCGAGGAGGAGCCGACGGACCTCCGGGAGCATCTTCGGTTCGATCCCGACTACAAGTTCGAGGCCGACTTCGAACCAGCCCTCGAATGGAACAACGATAACGGCTTCCAGGGCATGGTCGAACTCTGTCACGGCTGTGGCGGCTGTCGGGGCGAGCAGTCGTCTACGGGCGGCGTGATGTGTCCGACCTACCGCGCGAGCCGAGAGGAGATAACGGCCACCCGCGGGCGTGCGAACGCGCTGCGCCAGGCTATGAGCGGCGATCTCGATCCCGACGAAGCATTTGCAGACGAGTTCGTTGAGGAGGTCATGGACCTCTGTATCGGCTGCAAGGGCTGTGCTATCGACTGTCCGAGCGAAGTCGACATGGCCAAGCTCAAAGCCGAAGTGACCCACGAGTACCACCAGCGCAACGGAGCCTCCGTCCGCGATCGTCTCTTTGCCAACGTATCGACGCTCTCGAGGCTCGGGTCACGGCTCGCACCTCTCTCGAATGCGCTTCCCAGACTGCCGGGCGCACGGAGATTGCTCGAGGTGGTCGTCGGCATCGATTCCGACCGATCGCTGCCGACGTTCCACGCGAAGACGTTCCGGGACTGGTTTCGAGAGCGAGGCGGCGCGGCCGCATCGAAAAAGCGAGCGGAGCGCAGCGGCACCGGTGTCGACGAGGACGGGGCCAGACGAAAGGTCGTCCTCTACCCCGATACCTACACCAACTATAGCCATCCCGACGCGGGGAAGGCGGCCGTCCGCGTTCTCGAAGCCGCCGGCGTCCAGGTCGTCGTCCCCGACGACCTCGGCGATACTGGTCGGCCGGCGTTTTCGAAGGGATTCCTCGAGAAAGCGAAAGACGCGGCCCGCGAGAACGTGACTGCGCTGGCCCCGCGGGTCGAAGACGGCTGGGACGTGGTGGTCATCGAACCCTCCGACGCGGTAATGTTCCAGTCCGATTACCTCGACCTGCTCTCATCGGAGGCGGCGAAAACGCTCTCGAACGCCACCTACGGGGTCTGTGAGTACCTCGACACCTTCAGGCTGGACGAGGAGATCGAATTCGATCCCGCATCGGTCGGGCAACAGCTCACGTATCACGGCCACTGTCATCAGAAATCAGTCGCGAAGGACCACCACGCCGTCGGCATCCTCCGGCGGGCCGGCTACGCCGTCGATCCGCTCGACTCCGGCTGCTGTGGCATGGCCGGCAGCTTCGGCTACGAAGCCGAACACGCCTCGATGAGCGACGCAATCGCGGACATTCTCTACGATCAGGTCGACGAAAGCGATGGTGACCGTGTCGTCGCCCCAGGCGCCTCCTGTCGGACCCAACTCGAGAACCGTCCCGGCGCGGCAGATGAACCGCCGACGCCGATCGAAGTCGTCGCAGCGGCGCTCGAGGGACACTCGCGTCGATAG
- a CDS encoding 3-hydroxyacyl-CoA dehydrogenase family protein: MQIAVLGAGSMGHGIAHVSAMAGHDVVLRDVESGFVENGLEEIRTNLQGGVDRDKLTDAEMEATLERIEGTTDLEAAVEDAALVIEAVPEDMDLKKDVFSDVEDATGEETIIASNTSSLSVTEIASALEYPERAVGLHFFNPPHIMDLVEVVVAEQTNDRAEKFAIDYVRDIEKEDVVVRDTAGFATSRLGLVLGLEAIRMVERGIASPADIDEGMTLGYGHPMGPLELTDHVGLDVRLHIAEHLREELGERFKPPQSLRRKVQAGKLGKKSGEGYYVWEDGERVGMSGRWDDDA, translated from the coding sequence ATGCAAATCGCAGTGCTCGGAGCGGGTAGTATGGGCCACGGGATCGCACACGTTTCCGCGATGGCCGGCCACGACGTCGTTCTACGGGACGTCGAATCCGGGTTCGTCGAAAACGGCCTCGAGGAAATCCGAACGAACCTCCAGGGCGGCGTCGATCGGGACAAACTCACCGACGCAGAGATGGAGGCGACCCTCGAGCGGATCGAGGGGACGACCGACCTCGAGGCGGCTGTCGAGGACGCTGCCCTCGTCATCGAGGCGGTTCCCGAGGACATGGACCTAAAAAAGGACGTGTTCTCCGACGTCGAAGATGCCACGGGCGAAGAGACGATCATCGCCTCGAACACCTCCTCGCTATCGGTGACGGAGATTGCCAGCGCCCTCGAGTACCCAGAGCGGGCCGTCGGATTGCACTTTTTCAATCCGCCGCACATCATGGATCTGGTCGAGGTCGTCGTCGCCGAACAGACGAACGACCGCGCCGAGAAGTTCGCGATCGACTACGTCAGGGATATCGAAAAAGAAGACGTCGTCGTGCGCGATACGGCTGGCTTCGCTACCTCGCGGCTCGGTCTCGTGCTCGGCCTCGAGGCGATCCGAATGGTCGAACGGGGCATCGCCAGTCCGGCGGACATCGACGAGGGGATGACGCTCGGCTACGGCCACCCGATGGGCCCTCTCGAGTTGACCGATCACGTTGGACTCGACGTCCGTCTGCACATCGCAGAACACCTTCGTGAGGAGCTCGGAGAGCGGTTCAAACCGCCCCAGTCCCTCCGCCGAAAGGTTCAGGCGGGGAAACTCGGGAAAAAGAGCGGCGAGGGCTATTACGTCTGGGAGGACGGCGAAAGAGTCGGCATGAGCGGTCGCTGGGACGACGACGCCTGA
- a CDS encoding thiolase family protein, with protein MSDRQPVIVQAVRTPQGKHGGAYAETGSEELSVPLVDEMLERTGLSGEDVDDVRWGCAKQVNEQSNNIARVIALCSELGEGVPGTTIDRLCASSAEAIMSASDAIRAGQREVIVAGGVENMSRNERRKGIGSYDGIAAQYDVAGLAMGQTAETVAEEYDISREEQDEYGARSQQRAVEATENGRFDDEIVPIDTDADVITEDEGLRPGTTKEKIAGLPPAFEDEGTVTAANASQISDGAAGVLITSREYAENRGLEILAEIEDHNVAGVDPTVMGIGPVPAVRGIWNRNGRTADDYDLVELNEAFASQTLYCRDELGFDDEIFNVNGGAIAIGHPLGASGARLPVTLIHELRRRGGGLGLSTMCVGYGQGAALELRVSGQ; from the coding sequence ATGAGTGACCGCCAGCCAGTTATCGTCCAGGCAGTACGAACGCCACAGGGCAAACACGGTGGCGCGTACGCCGAGACCGGCAGCGAAGAACTCTCCGTGCCGCTCGTCGACGAAATGCTCGAACGGACCGGGCTTTCGGGCGAGGACGTCGACGACGTCCGGTGGGGGTGTGCCAAACAGGTCAACGAGCAAAGTAACAACATCGCACGAGTCATCGCCCTTTGCTCCGAACTCGGCGAAGGCGTCCCCGGAACGACCATCGACCGGCTCTGTGCCTCCTCCGCGGAAGCGATAATGAGCGCGAGCGACGCCATTCGGGCGGGCCAGCGCGAGGTCATCGTCGCGGGCGGCGTCGAGAACATGTCCCGAAACGAGCGTCGAAAGGGGATCGGCTCCTACGACGGGATCGCAGCGCAGTACGACGTGGCCGGACTCGCGATGGGCCAGACCGCCGAGACGGTCGCCGAGGAGTACGACATTTCACGCGAGGAGCAAGACGAGTACGGGGCGCGAAGCCAGCAACGCGCGGTGGAAGCGACGGAGAACGGCCGGTTCGACGACGAGATCGTCCCGATCGATACGGATGCGGACGTCATCACGGAAGACGAGGGGCTCAGACCCGGTACCACGAAAGAGAAGATAGCCGGTCTCCCGCCCGCATTCGAGGACGAGGGCACTGTCACCGCGGCGAACGCCTCGCAGATCTCCGACGGGGCTGCGGGAGTCTTGATTACGAGCAGGGAATACGCCGAGAACCGGGGTCTCGAGATACTGGCCGAGATCGAAGATCACAACGTCGCCGGCGTCGATCCCACGGTCATGGGAATCGGTCCGGTGCCCGCGGTGCGAGGAATCTGGAACCGCAACGGCCGGACGGCCGATGATTACGATCTCGTCGAACTCAACGAGGCCTTCGCTAGCCAAACGCTGTACTGTCGTGACGAACTCGGGTTCGACGACGAAATCTTCAACGTCAACGGCGGCGCCATCGCGATCGGCCACCCGCTGGGCGCGTCGGGTGCCCGTCTTCCCGTCACGCTGATCCACGAACTGCGCCGCCGGGGCGGCGGTCTCGGCCTCTCGACGATGTGCGTCGGCTACGGACAGGGCGCCGCTCTCGAACTTCGGGTCTCGGGGCAGTAG
- a CDS encoding acyl-CoA dehydrogenase family protein has product MAFQLSAEHEAIRDAVREFGENEITPVAEEHDREHEYPEELRKKAAEYDFVAPNIPIEYDGAGMDKISSTIVTEELWRADPGIGSAVGSAGFGTDMILEFGDEWMKEEWLPSIANGESASCSMISEPAHGSNVAGIETVAEKDGDEYIINGNKMWITNGSVADVGVLMAKTSPDEGHRGITAFLVEMDRDGVSTDKITNKLGIRASDLAEVVIDDVRVPEENVIGEVDRGFYQLMEFFASGRTSVAAQAVGAAQGALDAAIEYANQREQFDQPISEFQAIQHKIAEMATKVEAARSLTYRAATQVEQNNQDVAAQYSSMAKLFASEISVEVADEGIQVHGGSGYVTDYPAERYYRDAGITKIYEGTSEIQKNIIADQIL; this is encoded by the coding sequence ATGGCATTCCAGTTATCAGCTGAGCACGAGGCGATTCGCGATGCCGTTCGTGAGTTCGGCGAAAACGAAATAACGCCGGTCGCCGAGGAACACGACCGGGAACACGAGTATCCCGAAGAACTGCGCAAGAAAGCGGCCGAATACGACTTCGTCGCGCCGAACATTCCGATCGAGTACGACGGAGCTGGAATGGACAAGATTTCCTCGACGATCGTCACCGAGGAACTCTGGCGTGCCGACCCTGGGATCGGCTCCGCCGTCGGCAGTGCCGGCTTCGGGACGGACATGATCCTCGAATTCGGCGACGAATGGATGAAAGAGGAATGGCTTCCCAGCATCGCCAACGGCGAATCAGCCTCCTGTTCGATGATCTCCGAGCCGGCTCACGGGTCGAACGTCGCCGGCATCGAGACGGTCGCCGAGAAGGACGGCGACGAGTACATCATAAACGGCAACAAGATGTGGATCACGAACGGGTCCGTCGCCGACGTCGGCGTCCTGATGGCAAAGACCAGCCCCGACGAGGGTCACCGCGGCATCACCGCCTTCCTCGTCGAGATGGACCGCGACGGCGTCTCGACTGACAAGATCACCAACAAGCTCGGTATCCGCGCCTCCGACCTCGCCGAAGTCGTCATCGACGACGTCCGCGTCCCCGAGGAGAACGTCATCGGCGAAGTCGACAGGGGATTCTACCAACTGATGGAGTTCTTCGCCTCCGGCCGCACCAGCGTCGCCGCACAGGCCGTCGGTGCCGCTCAGGGCGCACTCGATGCAGCGATCGAGTACGCCAACCAGCGCGAGCAGTTCGACCAGCCGATCTCGGAGTTTCAGGCCATCCAGCACAAGATCGCCGAAATGGCAACCAAGGTCGAGGCCGCCCGCTCGCTGACATATCGCGCCGCAACCCAGGTCGAACAGAACAATCAGGACGTCGCCGCGCAGTACTCGAGCATGGCGAAACTCTTCGCCTCCGAAATCTCGGTCGAAGTCGCCGACGAGGGGATTCAGGTTCACGGCGGTTCGGGCTACGTCACCGACTACCCCGCCGAGCGCTACTACCGCGACGCCGGAATCACGAAGATTTACGAGGGGACGAGCGAAATACAAAAGAACATCATCGCCGACCAGATCCTCTAG